Proteins from a single region of Thalassophryne amazonica chromosome 22, fThaAma1.1, whole genome shotgun sequence:
- the LOC117503849 gene encoding pleckstrin homology domain-containing family A member 5-like isoform X7 — protein MSEASNYTGGSDYSTFPSSPVTTTTITAASTRPSRPSKKLHNFGKRSNSIKRSLNAPVVKKNWLYKQDSTGMKLWKKRWFVLSDMCLFYYRDEKEDSILGSILLPSFYISMLSVDDHISKKYAFKATHPNMRTYYFCTDTAKEMESWMKVMTDAALVHTEPIRRVDKLKVDQQTPHELNNLRNHRNLTQPEIQNNERNREPVRQHSLSRADDKKQKGVEKHDCQKEREYYTLQRDGERYSLKKDGVSYVLQKDGDKYLLHKDGEKFLLRKDGDRYSLQKDGDMCAVHKDLETFTAPKSNEKYKRIPTEEKCTLSKEEEKYLLAKERENYALQKLVERHALQNDGQYVPQKEVRRQLSLKETDRYGTMTDTDSKYGTLKEVKKYSALREGDKYTPYREAEKYATIRQGGKYGLQWDLSADRSLTKISSIKLQPAQAAAIASAVSASRQGQANLDPHKIAHVNGSGEQSRNFRPAETDGGLTGGATRAAGSVEEPETDLSRTDSTQQQENWKRTLGMRVSDDESRSITSYQTLPRNMPSHRAQMVPRYPEGYRTLPRNSMMRPDSICGVAGSAYDRALNPASTLTTAEKRRSMRDDTMWQLYEWQQRQAFSRQSLALPPAAGHYGTLPVTKTTRHLSEHTVVQSIPTSPSHGSLALYGTFSPPRQQLAHNPSPQSDLSSPVFLEDTTLDRRQRPHLIKHGCAPPDRRSVTAAVPAQSITPQSLQGKTPEELTLLLIKLRRQQAELNSLREHTVAQLMALGMEGPNVKTDVLCHHLQRNLMYLEKQKKENEPLIFMIHTMIENSAPRPQLYQQVKTEEYKDDSIIQRTEDMDTDTKLSRLCEQDKVVRMQEDKLQQLHREKDTLETALLSASQELNARGSAPAATQNLIQQRDVLQSGLLSTCRELSRVSAELERSWNEYDRLESDVTLTKSNLLEQLEALGSPQTEPPSQRHIQIQKELWRIQDVMEALAKTKVQRSTDSSFPASRPLSSLQKNEAVALLTLGSFKEGDCVPPRPPLPQYYDSECSSHHAQSSARLPPPTYRPEDRKPTCRNGAHSQAPDYRLYKSEPELTTVKEEVDEVNTEDKTEISVEAKEAAASKVPSYHVGIVPSRTKSPKKPPESSTIASYVTLRKTKKPESRFDRPRSAVDQFGFGEREVGRTRMSLEEQLERMRRNQEASSLREKKRETPSRSPSFNKDQPFPILQNQVQAGGPCSNPDLDSALQQVKGSVLEESGTAATTHTQTSSQGESHPAVIVDLNTEHQLVETGNLQTFEEDQSREPDVTPSDNSLGTTSPEPDVDQLEVMQTHEQETVREEKLEMSLTSYKQLTTDDKHNNNMLTYLHSGDQGYVSGAGFKSTTVSCRVQIQPESATS, from the exons ATGAGCGAGGCGTCAAATTACACCGGCGGCTCGGACTACAGCACCTTCCCCAGCAGCCCAGTCACAACCACAACCATCACCGCCGCCTCCACACGG CCTTCGAGACCTTCCAAAAAACTTCACAACTTCGGCAAGAGGTCCAACTCCATCAAGAGAAGCCTCAACGCTCCGGTGGTCAAGAAGAACTGGCTCTACAAACAG GACAGCACAGGCATGAAGCTGTGGAAGAAGAGGTGGTTTGTTCTGTCGGACATGTGCCTCTTCTATTACCGCG aTGAAAAAGAGGACAGCATTCTGGGGAGTATCCTGCTGCCCAGCTTCTACATCTCCATGCTGTCTGTGGACGATCACATCAGTAAAAAATACGCCTTCAAG GCGACTCACCCCAACATGCGGACTTATTATTTCTGCACGGACACCGCCAAAGAGATGGAGTCCTGGATGAAGGTGATGACTGATGCTGCCCTTGTCCACACGGAACCTATCAGAAG AGTGGACAAGTTAAAAGTAGACCAGCAGACTCCTCATGAACTGAACAATTTACGGAACCACAGAAACCTGACCCAACCTGAGATCCAGAACAACGAACGGAACCGTGAACCTGTGCGCCAGCACTCCCTGTCACGGGCCGATGACAAAAAGCAGAAAGGTGTGGAGAAACATGACTGCCAGAAGGAGCGGGAATACTACACGTTACAGCGAGATGGCGAACGGTACTCACTGAAGAAAGATGGAGTGAGCTACGTGCTTCAGAAGGACGGAGACAAATATCTCCTGCACAAGGATGGAGAGAAGTTCTTGCTGCGGAAGGACGGTGACAGGTACTCCCTGCAGAAAGACGGAGACATGTGTGCTGTTCACAAAGATCTGGAGACGTTCACAGCCCCGAAAAGTAATGAAAAGTACAAACGGATCCCGACGGAGGAGAAATGCACTTTGTCTAAAGAGGAGGAAAAGTATTTGCTCGCAAAGGAGAGAGAGAATTATGCACTGCAGAAATTAGTGGAAAGGCATGCGCTCCAGAACGATGGACAATATGTTCCTCAGAAGGAAGTAAGGAGACAGCTGTCTTTGAAGGAGACGGACAGGTATGGCACCATGACGGACACAGACAGTAAATACGGCACTCTGAAAGAAGTGAAGAAGTACAGCGCCCTCCGAGAAGGCGACAAATACACTCCTTACAGAGAGGCAGAGAAGTATGCCACCATTCGTCAGGGAGGTAAATATGGCCTCCAGTGGGACCTGAGCGCGGACAGGTCCCTCACCAAGATCAGCAGCATCAAACTTCAGCCCGCTCAGGCTGCCGCCATTGCATCTGCAGTGTCAGCTTCCCGCCAGGGCCAGGCTAACCTCGACCCCCATAAGATCGCTCACGTAAACGGTTCCGGAGAGCAGTCCAGGAATTTCAGGCCAGCAGAGACGGATGGCGGGTTGACTGGTGGTGCAACACGGGCTGCTGGCTCAGTGGAGGAGCCAGAGACAGACCTGTCCAGAACGGACTCCACACAGCAGCAGGAGAACTGGAAACGCACGCTCGGGATGAGAGTATCAGATGATGAGAGCAGGAG CATCACCTCGTACCAGACTTTGCCCAGAAACATGCCCAGCCACCGTGCCCAGATGGTACCCCGTTACCCTGAGGGTTATCGCACGCTGCCCCGCAACAGCATGATGAGGCCCGACAGCATCTGCGGCGTGGCGGGGTCTGCGTATGACCGCGCCCTCAATCCTGCCTCCACCCTCACCACGGCAGAGAAGAGGAGGTCGATGAGAGACGACACCATGTGGCAGCTCTACGAGTGGCAGCAAAGGCAGGCCTTCTCCAGGCAAAGTCTGGCTCTGCCACCAG CTGCGGGTCACTATGGCACCCTGCCCGTCACCAAGACGACGCGCCACCTCTCTGAACACACCGTGGTCCAGTCGATCCCCACGTCGCCATCTCACGGCTCGCTGGCTCTCTACGGCACCTTCTCTCCTCCACGCCAGCAGCTCGCTCACAACCCCAGCCCCCAGTCTGACCTGTCCTCACCCGTCTTCTTGGAAGACACCACACTGGACCGCCGCCAAAGACCACATCTCATCAAG CACGGCTGCGCCCCCCCAGACCGTCGATCTGTCACAGCGGCTGTTCCCGCTCAGAGCATCACGCCACAGTCGCTGCAGGGAAAGACG CCCGAGGAGCTGACCCTGCTGCTGATCAAACTCCGCCGGCAGCAGGCGGAGCTCAACAGTCTGCGGGAGCACACAGTGGCGCAACTGATGGCCCTGGGCATGGAGGGGCCCAACGTCAAG ACTGATGTTCTTTGCCATCACCTCCAGAGGAACCTTATGTACCTGgagaagcag AAAAAGGAGAACGAGCCGCTAATCTTCATGATTCACACTATGATCGAGAACTCGGCACCACGGCCGCAACTCTACCAGCAA GTCAAAACGGAAGAATACAAAGATGACTCCATCATCCAGCGGACGGAGGACATGGACACAGAC aCCAAACTGAGTCGACTCTGCGAGCAGGACAAGGTGGTGAGGATGCAGGAGGACAAACTGCAGCAGCTGCACCGTGAAAAG gacACCCTGGAGACGGCGCTGTTGTCTGCCAGTCAGGAGCTCAATGCACGAGGCTCCGCCCCCGCGGCCACGCAGAACCTCATCCagcagcgggacgtcctgcagagcGGCCTGCTGAGCACCTGTAGAGAGCTGTCCCGAGTCAGCGCT GAGCTGGAGCGCTCTTGGAACGAGTATGACCGACTGGAATCTGACGTCACGCTGACTAAATCTAATCTGTTGGAGCAGCTGGAGGCTCTGGGCAGCCcacag ACAGAACCTCCAAGCCAGCGGCACATCCAGATCCAGAAGGAGCTGTGGAGGATCCAGGACGTGATGGAGGCTCTGGCCAAAACCAAAGTCCAGCGGAGCACAGACAGCA GTTTTCCTGCTTCCAGGCCTCTGTCCAGCCTTCAGAAGAACGAG GCAGTCGCCCTGCTGACGCTGGGTTCCTTCAAAGAGGGCGACTGTGTTCCGCCACGCCCGCCCCTCCCTCAGTACTATGACTCAGAGTGCTCCTCCCACCACGCTCAGTCCAGCGCCCGCCTGCCTCCTCCCACATACCGCCCTGAGGACCGCAAGCCCACCTGCAGGAACGGGGCTCACAGC CAAGCTCCAGATTACCGGCTGTATAAGAGTGAGCCCGAGCTGACTACAGTGAAGGAGGAAGTGGACGAGGTCAACACCGAGGACAAGACAGAGATATCTGTGGAGGCTAAAGAGGCTGCAGCCTCTAAAG TTCCGTCTTACCATGTGGGCATTGTTCCTTCCAGGACCAAATCACCCAAGAAGCCCCCTGAGTCGTCCACCATCGCCTCCTACGTTACGCTGAGGAAGACGAAAAAACCAGAGTCCAGATTT GATCGTCCCAGAAGTGCAGTGGATCAGTTCGGATTTGGAGAGCGGGAAGTGGGCAGAACCAGGATGAGCCTGGAAGAGCAGCTGGAGAGGATGAGGAGAAACCAAGAGGCTTCCTCACTCAGAGAGAAGAAGAGAGAAACGCCGTCCCGCTCGCCGTCCTTCAACAAAGACCAACCCTTTCCCATCCTGCAG AACCAGGTCCAGGCAGGAGGACCGTGCTCGAACCCAGACTTGGACTCGGCACTGCAGCAAGTGAAGGGGTCTGTCCTGGAGGAGAGTGGGACGGCTGCTACGACACATACACAGACGTCCTCACAG GGTGAAAGTCACCCCGCGGTGATTGTGGACCTGAACACAGAGCATCAGCTCGTGGAAACAGGGAACCTTCAAACCTTTGAAGAAGACCAAAGCAGAGAGCCAGATGTGACCCCAAGCGACAACAG CCTCGGGACAACCAGCCCAGAACCGGACGTGGACCAGCTGGAAGTGATGCAGACACACGAACAGGAAACGGTCAGAGAGGAGAAGCTGGAGATGAGCCTCACTTCCTACAAGCAGTTAACAACAGAcgacaaacacaacaacaacatgttGACGT ACCTTCACTCTGGTGACCAGGGATATGTGAGCGGTGCCGGCTTCAAGTCCACAACGGTGTCCTGTAGAGTTCAAATACAGCCAGAGAGTGCCACCTCCTGA
- the LOC117503849 gene encoding pleckstrin homology domain-containing family A member 5-like isoform X6 produces MAADPEPDWISSLPCSWSYGVTRDGRVFFINEEAKSTAWLHPVTGETAATGHRKTPDLPTGWEEGYTFEGARCFINHNERKVTCKHPVSGAPSQDNCIFVVNEHVSCGALVHPDSSRPVPKTSSEQTSNNDKKEHPTSTMSEASNYTGGSDYSTFPSSPVTTTTITAASTRPSRPSKKLHNFGKRSNSIKRSLNAPVVKKNWLYKQDSTGMKLWKKRWFVLSDMCLFYYRDEKEDSILGSILLPSFYISMLSVDDHISKKYAFKATHPNMRTYYFCTDTAKEMESWMKVMTDAALVHTEPIRRVDKLKVDQQTPHELNNLRNHRNLTQPEIQNNERNREPVRQHSLSRADDKKQKGVEKHDCQKEREYYTLQRDGERYSLKKDGVSYVLQKDGDKYLLHKDGEKFLLRKDGDRYSLQKDGDMCAVHKDLETFTAPKSNEKYKRIPTEEKCTLSKEEEKYLLAKERENYALQKLVERHALQNDGQYVPQKEVRRQLSLKETDRYGTMTDTDSKYGTLKEVKKYSALREGDKYTPYREAEKYATIRQGGKYGLQWDLSADRSLTKISSIKLQPAQAAAIASAVSASRQGQANLDPHKIAHVNGSGEQSRNFRPAETDGGLTGGATRAAGSVEEPETDLSRTDSTQQQENWKRTLGMRVSDDESRSITSYQTLPRNMPSHRAQMVPRYPEGYRTLPRNSMMRPDSICGVAGSAYDRALNPASTLTTAEKRRSMRDDTMWQLYEWQQRQAFSRQSLALPPAAGHYGTLPVTKTTRHLSEHTVVQSIPTSPSHGSLALYGTFSPPRQQLAHNPSPQSDLSSPVFLEDTTLDRRQRPHLIKHGCAPPDRRSVTAAVPAQSITPQSLQGKTPEELTLLLIKLRRQQAELNSLREHTVAQLMALGMEGPNVKTDVLCHHLQRNLMYLEKQKKENEPLIFMIHTMIENSAPRPQLYQQVKTEEYKDDSIIQRTEDMDTDTKLSRLCEQDKVVRMQEDKLQQLHREKDTLETALLSASQELNARGSAPAATQNLIQQRDVLQSGLLSTCRELSRVSAELERSWNEYDRLESDVTLTKSNLLEQLEALGSPQTEPPSQRHIQIQKELWRIQDVMEALAKTKVQRSTDSSFPASRPLSSLQKNEQAPDYRLYKSEPELTTVKEEVDEVNTEDKTEISVEAKEAAASKVPSYHVGIVPSRTKSPKKPPESSTIASYVTLRKTKKPESRFDRPRSAVDQFGFGEREVGRTRMSLEEQLERMRRNQEASSLREKKRETPSRSPSFNKDQPFPILQNQVQAGGPCSNPDLDSALQQVKGSVLEESGTAATTHTQTSSQGESHPAVIVDLNTEHQLVETGNLQTFEEDQSREPDVTPSDNSLGTTSPEPDVDQLEVMQTHEQETVREEKLEMSLTSYKQLTTDDKHNNNMLTYLHSGDQGYVSGAGFKSTTVSCRVQIQPESATS; encoded by the exons TCACAATGAGCGGAAGGTGACGTGCAAACACCCGGTGTCCGGTGCACCATCCCAGGACAACTGCATCTTTGTTGTCAATGAACA TGTGAGTTGTGGAGCTCTTGTTCATCCCGACAGCAGCAG ACCTGTTCCTAAGACTTCATCAGAGCAGACCAGCAACAACGACAAGAAGGAGCATCCTACCAGCACCATGAGCGAGGCGTCAAATTACACCGGCGGCTCGGACTACAGCACCTTCCCCAGCAGCCCAGTCACAACCACAACCATCACCGCCGCCTCCACACGG CCTTCGAGACCTTCCAAAAAACTTCACAACTTCGGCAAGAGGTCCAACTCCATCAAGAGAAGCCTCAACGCTCCGGTGGTCAAGAAGAACTGGCTCTACAAACAG GACAGCACAGGCATGAAGCTGTGGAAGAAGAGGTGGTTTGTTCTGTCGGACATGTGCCTCTTCTATTACCGCG aTGAAAAAGAGGACAGCATTCTGGGGAGTATCCTGCTGCCCAGCTTCTACATCTCCATGCTGTCTGTGGACGATCACATCAGTAAAAAATACGCCTTCAAG GCGACTCACCCCAACATGCGGACTTATTATTTCTGCACGGACACCGCCAAAGAGATGGAGTCCTGGATGAAGGTGATGACTGATGCTGCCCTTGTCCACACGGAACCTATCAGAAG AGTGGACAAGTTAAAAGTAGACCAGCAGACTCCTCATGAACTGAACAATTTACGGAACCACAGAAACCTGACCCAACCTGAGATCCAGAACAACGAACGGAACCGTGAACCTGTGCGCCAGCACTCCCTGTCACGGGCCGATGACAAAAAGCAGAAAGGTGTGGAGAAACATGACTGCCAGAAGGAGCGGGAATACTACACGTTACAGCGAGATGGCGAACGGTACTCACTGAAGAAAGATGGAGTGAGCTACGTGCTTCAGAAGGACGGAGACAAATATCTCCTGCACAAGGATGGAGAGAAGTTCTTGCTGCGGAAGGACGGTGACAGGTACTCCCTGCAGAAAGACGGAGACATGTGTGCTGTTCACAAAGATCTGGAGACGTTCACAGCCCCGAAAAGTAATGAAAAGTACAAACGGATCCCGACGGAGGAGAAATGCACTTTGTCTAAAGAGGAGGAAAAGTATTTGCTCGCAAAGGAGAGAGAGAATTATGCACTGCAGAAATTAGTGGAAAGGCATGCGCTCCAGAACGATGGACAATATGTTCCTCAGAAGGAAGTAAGGAGACAGCTGTCTTTGAAGGAGACGGACAGGTATGGCACCATGACGGACACAGACAGTAAATACGGCACTCTGAAAGAAGTGAAGAAGTACAGCGCCCTCCGAGAAGGCGACAAATACACTCCTTACAGAGAGGCAGAGAAGTATGCCACCATTCGTCAGGGAGGTAAATATGGCCTCCAGTGGGACCTGAGCGCGGACAGGTCCCTCACCAAGATCAGCAGCATCAAACTTCAGCCCGCTCAGGCTGCCGCCATTGCATCTGCAGTGTCAGCTTCCCGCCAGGGCCAGGCTAACCTCGACCCCCATAAGATCGCTCACGTAAACGGTTCCGGAGAGCAGTCCAGGAATTTCAGGCCAGCAGAGACGGATGGCGGGTTGACTGGTGGTGCAACACGGGCTGCTGGCTCAGTGGAGGAGCCAGAGACAGACCTGTCCAGAACGGACTCCACACAGCAGCAGGAGAACTGGAAACGCACGCTCGGGATGAGAGTATCAGATGATGAGAGCAGGAG CATCACCTCGTACCAGACTTTGCCCAGAAACATGCCCAGCCACCGTGCCCAGATGGTACCCCGTTACCCTGAGGGTTATCGCACGCTGCCCCGCAACAGCATGATGAGGCCCGACAGCATCTGCGGCGTGGCGGGGTCTGCGTATGACCGCGCCCTCAATCCTGCCTCCACCCTCACCACGGCAGAGAAGAGGAGGTCGATGAGAGACGACACCATGTGGCAGCTCTACGAGTGGCAGCAAAGGCAGGCCTTCTCCAGGCAAAGTCTGGCTCTGCCACCAG CTGCGGGTCACTATGGCACCCTGCCCGTCACCAAGACGACGCGCCACCTCTCTGAACACACCGTGGTCCAGTCGATCCCCACGTCGCCATCTCACGGCTCGCTGGCTCTCTACGGCACCTTCTCTCCTCCACGCCAGCAGCTCGCTCACAACCCCAGCCCCCAGTCTGACCTGTCCTCACCCGTCTTCTTGGAAGACACCACACTGGACCGCCGCCAAAGACCACATCTCATCAAG CACGGCTGCGCCCCCCCAGACCGTCGATCTGTCACAGCGGCTGTTCCCGCTCAGAGCATCACGCCACAGTCGCTGCAGGGAAAGACG CCCGAGGAGCTGACCCTGCTGCTGATCAAACTCCGCCGGCAGCAGGCGGAGCTCAACAGTCTGCGGGAGCACACAGTGGCGCAACTGATGGCCCTGGGCATGGAGGGGCCCAACGTCAAG ACTGATGTTCTTTGCCATCACCTCCAGAGGAACCTTATGTACCTGgagaagcag AAAAAGGAGAACGAGCCGCTAATCTTCATGATTCACACTATGATCGAGAACTCGGCACCACGGCCGCAACTCTACCAGCAA GTCAAAACGGAAGAATACAAAGATGACTCCATCATCCAGCGGACGGAGGACATGGACACAGAC aCCAAACTGAGTCGACTCTGCGAGCAGGACAAGGTGGTGAGGATGCAGGAGGACAAACTGCAGCAGCTGCACCGTGAAAAG gacACCCTGGAGACGGCGCTGTTGTCTGCCAGTCAGGAGCTCAATGCACGAGGCTCCGCCCCCGCGGCCACGCAGAACCTCATCCagcagcgggacgtcctgcagagcGGCCTGCTGAGCACCTGTAGAGAGCTGTCCCGAGTCAGCGCT GAGCTGGAGCGCTCTTGGAACGAGTATGACCGACTGGAATCTGACGTCACGCTGACTAAATCTAATCTGTTGGAGCAGCTGGAGGCTCTGGGCAGCCcacag ACAGAACCTCCAAGCCAGCGGCACATCCAGATCCAGAAGGAGCTGTGGAGGATCCAGGACGTGATGGAGGCTCTGGCCAAAACCAAAGTCCAGCGGAGCACAGACAGCA GTTTTCCTGCTTCCAGGCCTCTGTCCAGCCTTCAGAAGAACGAG CAAGCTCCAGATTACCGGCTGTATAAGAGTGAGCCCGAGCTGACTACAGTGAAGGAGGAAGTGGACGAGGTCAACACCGAGGACAAGACAGAGATATCTGTGGAGGCTAAAGAGGCTGCAGCCTCTAAAG TTCCGTCTTACCATGTGGGCATTGTTCCTTCCAGGACCAAATCACCCAAGAAGCCCCCTGAGTCGTCCACCATCGCCTCCTACGTTACGCTGAGGAAGACGAAAAAACCAGAGTCCAGATTT GATCGTCCCAGAAGTGCAGTGGATCAGTTCGGATTTGGAGAGCGGGAAGTGGGCAGAACCAGGATGAGCCTGGAAGAGCAGCTGGAGAGGATGAGGAGAAACCAAGAGGCTTCCTCACTCAGAGAGAAGAAGAGAGAAACGCCGTCCCGCTCGCCGTCCTTCAACAAAGACCAACCCTTTCCCATCCTGCAG AACCAGGTCCAGGCAGGAGGACCGTGCTCGAACCCAGACTTGGACTCGGCACTGCAGCAAGTGAAGGGGTCTGTCCTGGAGGAGAGTGGGACGGCTGCTACGACACATACACAGACGTCCTCACAG GGTGAAAGTCACCCCGCGGTGATTGTGGACCTGAACACAGAGCATCAGCTCGTGGAAACAGGGAACCTTCAAACCTTTGAAGAAGACCAAAGCAGAGAGCCAGATGTGACCCCAAGCGACAACAG CCTCGGGACAACCAGCCCAGAACCGGACGTGGACCAGCTGGAAGTGATGCAGACACACGAACAGGAAACGGTCAGAGAGGAGAAGCTGGAGATGAGCCTCACTTCCTACAAGCAGTTAACAACAGAcgacaaacacaacaacaacatgttGACGT ACCTTCACTCTGGTGACCAGGGATATGTGAGCGGTGCCGGCTTCAAGTCCACAACGGTGTCCTGTAGAGTTCAAATACAGCCAGAGAGTGCCACCTCCTGA